One window of Actinomycetota bacterium genomic DNA carries:
- the nthB gene encoding nitrile hydratase subunit beta, with product MNGAHDMGGVHGFGAVVPEPDEPVFHADWERRVLALVLAMGATGEWTLDAARFARENRPPAEYLSKSYYQLWLGGLEQLLVERGLVAPAELAAGRSLRPAKPVRRTLAAGEATGLLKRGRPTNREAPRPARFQVGDQVRAKNIHPLTHTRLPRYARGRTGTVTRVHGCHVFPDSNAHGHGEDPQWLYTVSFPGRELWGAAADPTVTVSIDAFEPYLEPAP from the coding sequence ATGAACGGGGCGCACGACATGGGCGGCGTCCACGGGTTCGGCGCGGTGGTGCCCGAGCCGGACGAGCCGGTGTTTCACGCCGACTGGGAGCGGCGCGTGCTTGCGCTGGTGCTGGCGATGGGCGCCACCGGTGAATGGACCCTGGACGCCGCGCGCTTTGCCCGCGAGAACCGCCCGCCGGCGGAGTACCTCTCCAAGAGCTACTACCAGCTCTGGCTTGGGGGACTTGAGCAACTGTTGGTGGAGCGCGGGTTGGTCGCGCCGGCCGAGCTGGCGGCAGGTCGATCCCTGCGACCGGCCAAGCCGGTGAGGCGGACCCTAGCCGCCGGGGAGGCCACCGGGTTGCTCAAGCGTGGTCGCCCGACCAACCGGGAGGCGCCTCGCCCGGCCCGCTTCCAGGTCGGCGACCAGGTGCGAGCGAAGAACATCCACCCGCTGACCCATACGAGGTTGCCCCGCTATGCCCGCGGCCGCACCGGGACCGTCACCCGCGTGCACGGCTGCCATGTGTTTCCCGACAGCAACGCGCACGGACACGGCGAGGACCCGCAATGGCTGTACACGGTGTCCTTCCCGGGGCGGGAGTTGTGGGGCGCTGCAGCCGATCCGACGGTGACGGTCTCCATCGACGCGTTCGAGCCGTATCTGGAGCCCGCGCCGTGA
- the nthA gene encoding nitrile hydratase subunit alpha, protein MSRAGDDPHRAADHEHGSELSETQLRVRALESILVEKGYVDPAALDVLIETYETKVGPHNGARVVAKAWVDPGFRQWLLTDSDAAIASLGYGGRQGEAMVALENTASVHNLVVCTLCSCYPVPVLGLPPVWYKSAPYRSRAVADPRGVLHDFGVELPADTEVRVWDSTAEVRYLVLPMRPAGTGGWGEAELARLVTRDSMIGAGLPKRPDVR, encoded by the coding sequence ATGTCCCGCGCGGGCGATGATCCGCACCGTGCTGCGGATCACGAGCATGGTTCGGAGCTGTCGGAGACGCAGCTCAGGGTCCGCGCGCTCGAGAGCATCCTGGTGGAGAAGGGCTATGTCGATCCGGCCGCGCTGGACGTGCTGATCGAGACCTACGAGACCAAGGTTGGCCCCCACAACGGCGCGCGGGTGGTCGCCAAGGCCTGGGTGGATCCCGGCTTCCGGCAGTGGCTGTTGACCGACAGCGATGCGGCGATCGCCTCGCTGGGCTATGGCGGCCGTCAGGGGGAGGCCATGGTGGCGTTGGAGAACACCGCCAGCGTGCACAACTTGGTCGTGTGCACGTTGTGCTCGTGCTACCCGGTGCCGGTGCTGGGGCTGCCGCCGGTGTGGTACAAGTCGGCGCCCTACCGCTCGCGCGCGGTTGCCGACCCGCGTGGTGTCCTCCACGACTTCGGGGTGGAGCTACCGGCGGACACCGAGGTCCGTGTGTGGGATTCCACCGCGGAGGTGCGCTATCTGGTCCTGCCGATGCGCCCGGCGGGGACCGGCGGCTGGGGGGAAGCGGAGCTTGCCCGCCTGGTCACGCGGGACTCGATGATCGGGGCCGGGCTGCCCAAGCGCCCAGACGTGCGGTGA